One window from the genome of Hippocampus zosterae strain Florida chromosome 7, ASM2543408v3, whole genome shotgun sequence encodes:
- the c1qtnf1 gene encoding complement C1q tumor necrosis factor-related protein 1 — translation MASKMAFSIVWMLMLFWHCPILTYRPTEHGVEDPKIRRDHTEQDYHRDARSRECRRCCDPQESASQQYPQYQIAPQINMTILKGEKGEVGGRGAYGKPGRTGQTGPPGSTGIKGSKGSMGIPGEPCKSYFAAFSVGRKKGLHSNDYYQTLTFDTEIVNLYGHFNMFSGKFYCYVPGIYYFSLNVHTWNRKETYLHVMHNEKEVVVLYAQVSDRSIMQSQSLMLELERGDQVWVRLYKGERENAIFSDEFDVYITFNGHLIKHKDEL, via the exons ATGGCATCAAAA ATGGCATTTTCCATCGTTTGGATGTTGATGCTATTCTGGCATTGTCCAATCCTTACCTACCGGCCAACTGAACATGGGGTGGAAGATCCAAAGATCAGAAGGGACCACACGGAGCAGGACTACCATCGTGATGCCAG GAGCAGAGAGTGTCGCCGTTGCTGCGACCCGCAAGAGTCTGCCAGCCAGCAATACCCTCAGTACCAGATTGCACCTCAGATTAACATGACCATATTGAAAG GTGAGAAAGGTGAGGTTGGCGGAAGGGGGGCTTACGGTAAACCCGGCAGAACAGGTCAGACGGGCCCACCGGGTTCTACTGGGATAAAAGGAAGCAAAGGTAGCATGGGGATTCCTGGGGAGCCCTGCAAGAGCTACTTTGCCGCTTTTTCAGTGGGCCGCAAGAAGGGTCTGCACTCTAACGACTATTACCAGACACTGACATTTGACACCGAGATCGTAAATCTTTACGGACACTTCAACATGTTTTCGGGTAAGTTTTACTGCTATGTGCCGGGGATTTACTACTTCAGTCTGAATGTGCACACGTGGAATCGGAAGGAGACTTACCTTCACGTGATGCACAATGAGAAGGAAGTCGTGGTCCTTTACGCGCAAGTCAGTGATCGCTCCATCATGCAAAGCCAAAGTCTGATGTTGGAACTTGAGAGAGGTGATCAGGTCTGGGTCAGACTTTATAAAGGAGAACGTGAGAACGCCATATTCAGTGACGAATTTGACGTTTATATCACATTCAACGGACATCTGATTAAACACAAAGATGAGCTGTAG
- the csnk1db gene encoding casein kinase I isoform X2 yields the protein MELRVGNRYRLGRKIGSGSFGDIYLGTDISVGEEVAIKLECVKTKHPQLHIESKIYKMMQGGVGIPTIKWCGAEGDYNVMVMELLGPSLEDLFNFCSRKFSLKTVLLLADQMISRIEYIHSKNFIHRDVKPDNFLMGLGKKGNLVYIIDFGLAKKYRDARTHQHIPYRENKNLTGTARYASINTHLGIEQSRRDDLESLGYVLMYFNLGSLPWQGLKAATKRQKYERISEKKMSTPIEILCKGYPSEFATYLNFCRSLRFDDKPDYSYLRQLFRNLFHRQGFSYDYVFDWNMLKFGANRAAEEAERERRDREDRLRHGRNPATRGVPAASGRPRGGQDGAPPLTPTSHTASPRQASGMERERKVSMRLHRGAPVNVSSSDLTGRQDNSRMSTSQMVSSALPAILHPLVPR from the exons ATGGAACTTCGAGTGGGGAACCGATACAGACTAGGAAGAAAAATCGGAAGTGGATCGTTCGGTGATATCTATTTGG GCACCGATATTTCTGTGGGCGAAGAGGTTGCCATTAAGTTGGAATGTGTGAAGACCAAGCATCCCCAACTGCACATCGAAAGCAAGATCTACAAAATGATGCAAGGAGGAG TGGGTATTCCGACCATAAAATGGTGTGGGGCAGAAGGTGACTATAACGTAATGGTGATGGAGCTGCTGGGGCCCAGCCTGGAGGATCTCTTCAACTTTTGCTCCCGCAAGTTTAGCCTCAAGACGGTCCTCCTCCTTGCTGATCAGATG ATCAGTCGCATCGAGTACATTCACTCCAAGAACTTCATCCACAGAGATGTGAAGCCTGACAACTTTCTGATGGGGCTCGGCAAAAAAGGCAACTTGGTCTACATCATCGACTTTGGCCTGGCCAAAAAATACCGCGACGCCCGCACTCACCAGCACATCCCGTACCGCGAGAACAAGAACTTGACTGGAACTGCAAGATACGCCTCCATAAACACTCATCTGGGGATTG AGCAGTCAAGGCGTGACGATCTGGAGTCCTTGGGCTACGTTCTTATGTATTTTAATTTGGGCTCCCTGCCTTGGCAAGGCCTCAAGGCTGCCACCAAGAGACAAAAGTATGAACGCAtcagtgaaaagaaaatgtccacCCCAATCGAGATTCTATGCAAGGGATACCCAT CTGAATTTGCAACCTACCTGAATTTTTGCCGTTCCCTCCGCTTTGACGACAAGCCAGACTACTCGTACCTGCGACAGCTTTTCCGGAACCTTTTTCACAGACAGGGATTCTCTTATGACTATGTGTTTGACTGGAATATGCTCAAGTTT GGAGCCAACCGAGCGGCAGAAGAGGCGGAGAGAGAGCGCCGCGACCGAGAGGACAGGCTGAGACATGGCAGGAACCCGGCGACCAGAGGAGTACCCGCCGCATCGGGAAGACCTCGCGGGGGCCAAGACGGAGCCCCGCCGCTGACACCCACTTCACATACAG CGTCTCCACGTCAAGCATCCGGCATGGAGCGTGAGCGAAAAGTCAGCATGCGACTGCACCGCGGCGCCCCCGTCAACGTCTCCTCCTCGGATCTTACTGGACGGCAAGACAACTCgcgcatgtccacctcacag ATGGTGTCAAGCGCACTGCCTGCTATCCTCCATCCTCTCGTTCCTCGATGA
- the csnk1db gene encoding casein kinase I isoform X3, producing the protein MELRVGNRYRLGRKIGSGSFGDIYLGTDISVGEEVAIKLECVKTKHPQLHIESKIYKMMQGGVGIPTIKWCGAEGDYNVMVMELLGPSLEDLFNFCSRKFSLKTVLLLADQMISRIEYIHSKNFIHRDVKPDNFLMGLGKKGNLVYIIDFGLAKKYRDARTHQHIPYRENKNLTGTARYASINTHLGIEQSRRDDLESLGYVLMYFNLGSLPWQGLKAATKRQKYERISEKKMSTPIEILCKGYPSEFATYLNFCRSLRFDDKPDYSYLRQLFRNLFHRQGFSYDYVFDWNMLKFGANRAAEEAERERRDREDRLRHGRNPATRGVPAASGRPRGGQDGAPPLTPTSHTASPRQASGMERERKVSMRLHRGAPVNVSSSDLTGRQDNSRMSTSQNSIPYEHHAK; encoded by the exons ATGGAACTTCGAGTGGGGAACCGATACAGACTAGGAAGAAAAATCGGAAGTGGATCGTTCGGTGATATCTATTTGG GCACCGATATTTCTGTGGGCGAAGAGGTTGCCATTAAGTTGGAATGTGTGAAGACCAAGCATCCCCAACTGCACATCGAAAGCAAGATCTACAAAATGATGCAAGGAGGAG TGGGTATTCCGACCATAAAATGGTGTGGGGCAGAAGGTGACTATAACGTAATGGTGATGGAGCTGCTGGGGCCCAGCCTGGAGGATCTCTTCAACTTTTGCTCCCGCAAGTTTAGCCTCAAGACGGTCCTCCTCCTTGCTGATCAGATG ATCAGTCGCATCGAGTACATTCACTCCAAGAACTTCATCCACAGAGATGTGAAGCCTGACAACTTTCTGATGGGGCTCGGCAAAAAAGGCAACTTGGTCTACATCATCGACTTTGGCCTGGCCAAAAAATACCGCGACGCCCGCACTCACCAGCACATCCCGTACCGCGAGAACAAGAACTTGACTGGAACTGCAAGATACGCCTCCATAAACACTCATCTGGGGATTG AGCAGTCAAGGCGTGACGATCTGGAGTCCTTGGGCTACGTTCTTATGTATTTTAATTTGGGCTCCCTGCCTTGGCAAGGCCTCAAGGCTGCCACCAAGAGACAAAAGTATGAACGCAtcagtgaaaagaaaatgtccacCCCAATCGAGATTCTATGCAAGGGATACCCAT CTGAATTTGCAACCTACCTGAATTTTTGCCGTTCCCTCCGCTTTGACGACAAGCCAGACTACTCGTACCTGCGACAGCTTTTCCGGAACCTTTTTCACAGACAGGGATTCTCTTATGACTATGTGTTTGACTGGAATATGCTCAAGTTT GGAGCCAACCGAGCGGCAGAAGAGGCGGAGAGAGAGCGCCGCGACCGAGAGGACAGGCTGAGACATGGCAGGAACCCGGCGACCAGAGGAGTACCCGCCGCATCGGGAAGACCTCGCGGGGGCCAAGACGGAGCCCCGCCGCTGACACCCACTTCACATACAG CGTCTCCACGTCAAGCATCCGGCATGGAGCGTGAGCGAAAAGTCAGCATGCGACTGCACCGCGGCGCCCCCGTCAACGTCTCCTCCTCGGATCTTACTGGACGGCAAGACAACTCgcgcatgtccacctcacag AATAGCATTCCCTACGAACATCACGCCAAGTAG
- the csnk1db gene encoding casein kinase I isoform X1, translating to MELRVGNRYRLGRKIGSGSFGDIYLGTDISVGEEVAIKLECVKTKHPQLHIESKIYKMMQGGVGIPTIKWCGAEGDYNVMVMELLGPSLEDLFNFCSRKFSLKTVLLLADQMISRIEYIHSKNFIHRDVKPDNFLMGLGKKGNLVYIIDFGLAKKYRDARTHQHIPYRENKNLTGTARYASINTHLGIEQSRRDDLESLGYVLMYFNLGSLPWQGLKAATKRQKYERISEKKMSTPIEILCKGYPSEFATYLNFCRSLRFDDKPDYSYLRQLFRNLFHRQGFSYDYVFDWNMLKFGANRAAEEAERERRDREDRLRHGRNPATRGVPAASGRPRGGQDGAPPLTPTSHTASPRQASGMERERKVSMRLHRGAPVNVSSSDLTGRQDNSRMSTSQHSLRTSRQVDARHILV from the exons ATGGAACTTCGAGTGGGGAACCGATACAGACTAGGAAGAAAAATCGGAAGTGGATCGTTCGGTGATATCTATTTGG GCACCGATATTTCTGTGGGCGAAGAGGTTGCCATTAAGTTGGAATGTGTGAAGACCAAGCATCCCCAACTGCACATCGAAAGCAAGATCTACAAAATGATGCAAGGAGGAG TGGGTATTCCGACCATAAAATGGTGTGGGGCAGAAGGTGACTATAACGTAATGGTGATGGAGCTGCTGGGGCCCAGCCTGGAGGATCTCTTCAACTTTTGCTCCCGCAAGTTTAGCCTCAAGACGGTCCTCCTCCTTGCTGATCAGATG ATCAGTCGCATCGAGTACATTCACTCCAAGAACTTCATCCACAGAGATGTGAAGCCTGACAACTTTCTGATGGGGCTCGGCAAAAAAGGCAACTTGGTCTACATCATCGACTTTGGCCTGGCCAAAAAATACCGCGACGCCCGCACTCACCAGCACATCCCGTACCGCGAGAACAAGAACTTGACTGGAACTGCAAGATACGCCTCCATAAACACTCATCTGGGGATTG AGCAGTCAAGGCGTGACGATCTGGAGTCCTTGGGCTACGTTCTTATGTATTTTAATTTGGGCTCCCTGCCTTGGCAAGGCCTCAAGGCTGCCACCAAGAGACAAAAGTATGAACGCAtcagtgaaaagaaaatgtccacCCCAATCGAGATTCTATGCAAGGGATACCCAT CTGAATTTGCAACCTACCTGAATTTTTGCCGTTCCCTCCGCTTTGACGACAAGCCAGACTACTCGTACCTGCGACAGCTTTTCCGGAACCTTTTTCACAGACAGGGATTCTCTTATGACTATGTGTTTGACTGGAATATGCTCAAGTTT GGAGCCAACCGAGCGGCAGAAGAGGCGGAGAGAGAGCGCCGCGACCGAGAGGACAGGCTGAGACATGGCAGGAACCCGGCGACCAGAGGAGTACCCGCCGCATCGGGAAGACCTCGCGGGGGCCAAGACGGAGCCCCGCCGCTGACACCCACTTCACATACAG CGTCTCCACGTCAAGCATCCGGCATGGAGCGTGAGCGAAAAGTCAGCATGCGACTGCACCGCGGCGCCCCCGTCAACGTCTCCTCCTCGGATCTTACTGGACGGCAAGACAACTCgcgcatgtccacctcacag CATTCCCTACGAACATCACGCCAAGTAGACGCTCGCCACATACTTGTGTGA
- the slc16a3b gene encoding monocarboxylate transporter 4: MGGAVVDDGPTGVKAPDGGWGWAVLVGCFVITGFSYAFPKAVSVFFKELIREFDVGYSDTAWISSILLAMLYGTGPLCSVLVNRFGCRPVMMVGGLFASLGMVLASFATSIIHIYLCIGVITGLGLALNFQPSLIMLNRYFSEKRPLANGLAAAGSPVALCCLSPLGQILQYQYGWRGGFLILGGMLLNCCACGALMRPLLPPKKHLELEDGLLTAKEEKKLRPKKKLLDFSVFKDRGFVIYTVAASIMVLGLFVPPVFVVNYAKGLGYEDTTSALLLTILGFVDMFARPLSGIVAGTKWVRPRCVYLFSFAMIFNGITDLIGSQANTYGGLVVFCIFFGMSYGMVGALQFEVLMAIVGTDKFSSAIGLVLLMEAIAVLVGPPGAGRLLDATHKYMYVFLLAGCEVTLSAIVIALGNFLCITRKQEEPEAKLEMAATAAVKGSVGDERDGPREPRDAEERGKHNGKADNLNAAGNNEQTGGGEESSL; this comes from the exons ATGGGGGGTGCGGTGGTGGACGATGGACCTACTGGGGTGAAGGCACCCGATGGAGGCTGGGGTTGGGCGGTGTTGGTCGGCTGCTTCGTCATCACCGGATTCTCTTACGCCTTCCCCAAGGCCGTTAGCGTCTTTTTCAAGGAGTTAATCAGAGAGTTTGACGTTGGATACAGTGACACCGCCTGGATATCATCCATTTTGCTTGCCATGCTCTATGGCACAG GTCCGCTGTGCAGTGTATTGGTGAACAGGTTCGGCTGCCGACCCGTGATGATGGTCGGAGGACTATTTGCCTCACTGGGAATGGTTCTAGCTTCCTTCGCAACCAGCATCATCCACATATACCTTTGCATCGGTGTCATTACAG GTTTGGGCCTGGCATTGAATTTCCAGCCATCGCTAATCATGCTAAATCGCTACTTCAGTGAGAAGCGACCTTTGGCCAACGGCCTGGCAGCCGCAGGCAGCCCCGTGGCTCTGTGCTGTCTCTCCCCCCTGGGACAAATTCTGCAGTACCAGTATGGCTGGAGGGGTGGTTTTCTCATACTTGGGGGGATGCTGCTCAACTGCTGCGCCTGCGGTGCCCTCATGAGGCCCCTCTTGCCGCCAAAGAAACATCTGGAATTGGAGGATGGCCTTCTTACTGCTAAAGAGGAGAAGAAGCTACGGCCAAAGAAAAAACTGCTGGACTTCAGTGTGTTCAAGGACAGAGGATTCGTCATATACACCGTCGCGGCCTCGATTATGGTACTGGGCTTGTTTGTGCCCCCCGTGTTCGTGGTCAACTACGCTAAAGGACTCGGCTACGAGGACACGACTTCGGCACTGCTGCTCACCATTCTGGGATTCGTAGATATGTTTGCTCGTCCTCTGTCCGGAATCGTTGCAGGTACAAAGTGGGTACGGCCGAGGTGCGTCTACCTGTTCAGTTTTGCGATGATCTTCAACGGCATCACTGATCTCATCGGATCACAG GCAAACACCTATGGGGGCCTGGTGGTTTTCTGTATCTTCTTTGGCATGTCATACGGCATGGTGGGAGCTCTACAATTTGAGGTCCTGATGGCTATTGTGGGGACGGACAAGTTTTCCAGTGCCATCGGCCTTGTGCTTCTGATGGAAGCCATAGCTGTATTGGTGGGACCTCCCGGAGCAG GTCGCCTCTTGGATGCCACCCATAAGTACATGTACGTCTTCTTGTTGGCGGGCTGCGAGGTTACGTTGTCAGCCATTGTGATCGCCCTGGGGAACTTCCTGTGCATCACAAGGAAACAAGAAGAGCCGGAGGCAAAGCTCGAAATGGCCGCGACGGCTGCAGTGAAGGGGAGCGTAGGCGATGAGAGAGACGGCCCGCGGGAGCCGCGGGACGCGGAAGAAAGGGGTAAACACAACGGGAAAGCTGACAATTTGAATGCAGCTGGGAACAATGAGCAGACGGGCGGTGGGGAGGAATCGTCAttataa